TGCCACAATTTATATATCGTCAAATGCTGCTCAAGATTTCGGCGGCGGCATATACTCCGGAAAAGACATACTTTTTCTTGGAGGCGCCGATATAAAATTAAACAATGCCATGATAGACAGCAGCACTAATACTTTTCATTTCGGCGGCGGTTTGTACGCCGCATCTTCGGTTACTTTTAAAAATGATACGGCTGTAATAAATTTGCAAAATAACAGCGCAAGAGACTCCGGTGGCGCTATATTTTCGTATTCCACGATAACTTTTTTTGGTTCTGCAAATATACAGTCGAATAAAGTTGAAGCCTTATCCGGCGGTGCCATATGGGCTGGCGGGGATATTATTTTCAACAATTCTTCTGCAACCGCGACAATATCTTCAAATATGTCCGTAGAAGGTTCAGGTGGAGCTTTCTATTGCGAAAATGATATAGTGTTTAACGGGTATCTGAAAGCTTCTGGAAATTCTGCAAGCGGCGGTTCAGGTGGAGCGTTTTATTCTAAAACGTTGATGATAAGCGACGGAGCCGAAATATCAAACAATAGCGCAAAAATTCAAGGCGGAGCAATATATATATATGACGGCGTCAGCGATTTTAACGCGCTTGAAAAAGATATTTTATTTACAAGCAATATTGCCGCAAGTATAAAAAATGACATAAATCTCGGAGGAAACGCTGATCTTAATTTAACGGCACTTGCAGCGGCGATAACTTTTAATGGCGGCATAACTTATAGTACGACAACATCTAACAATGTGGTTAACAAATACGGTTACGGTACATTATTTTTAAACGGAATTAATAATTTCCAGCATTTAAATATAACTTCGGGAACCACAATTTTAGGTGGTGGTTCGGTTTTTGAAGCGGTTAACTTTTCTCTTACGGGTTCCGATCATTTTTTAAGCACCGCAGCGACAACGGTATTGGATATGCGCAATAACAATTTGAATGACAATCTTATAATATCTGGAGTTTTAAATTCTACCACCGGCGCAAAAATATATTTTGATATAGACTCAAATACAAATGCTTCCGATAAAATATCTGCGGCTCAGGCAAATATGGAAGGAACATGGATAAAAGTAGGGATAGCGGGAATTGATGCCTACGAGAAAAGTTACAATATATTTTATTCTACCAATGCAAGCGGAACCATGCGCATTGACAATACAAATTCCGAAGGAAAAACCATGCACCGCGTGAATTCGCATCTTGAATATTTTGACGGAGTGGTTCCAAGTACGACAGCTCCCGCTTCATGGGAATCCGTAAATCTTGTTTTAAGCATAGATCAACTGAACGTTATAAATGGGTTAACCAAAAATCAAAAGAAAACGGCTCTTGCTTTAGATAAAGAATATGGCATGGCTTTAGGCGATTTATTCGACATAATAGATAAACTGGATACATTGCCTGATATTGAAAGCAAGAAAAAAGCGCTCACAAGCCTTTCTGGACATATATTTGCAAATGTCATAACGGTTCCGTCGTTAAATATTTCAAAAGACGGCGTTTTTTCAAGGCTGAAAAGAAGTTATTTTATTCCCGATGACAGTCTTATTAAAAGAAACATTTGGGCTCAGGGATATACTGCAGATAATAAGTATAAAGGAGACAAAAATTCTCCAGGAGATTTCAGTGTTTCAAATTCCGGAATGCAGGCAGGTTTTGACACGATGAAAGACGATACGCAGATTTTTGGTTTAAATGTCGGATATACAGATATGAATGCGCAGCAGAACGGCGATACCGTTGGCATAACAGGCTATAATATCGGTGCTTACGGCGCATTTTTCTTTGAAAATAACTTTGAACTCAAACTTGTGCTAATAGGCGGAAGACAAAATTATTCAGCTTCAAGAAAAATAAATTATGCTGATATACAAAGAAGAGCAGATTCGGAATTTAGCGGATACAGCATAAATATGTCAGCTGAATTGGGGTATGACTATTTTTACAGAGATAATATTTATTTCAGGCCTTTGCTGGGATTGGACTATTCTTATGTGACTACTCAGGAGTTTACCGAACAAGGCGCAAACAGTGCAGACTTAACTATTTATGCCGGTTCATATAGCAAAATGAATTCAAGTTTAGGCTTACAGGTAAACAACGGAATAGATATGCGGGCAAAATGGTATGTGGAAACTAAATTTAATTTTCTTCTTGCAGGAACGCGTGCAGCATTTGAAGGAGAGTTTAAAAATACCTCGCAGCCTTTAGAAATTGTCGGTATAGAAAATGATATTCTTTCAATGACTGTCAGCGCCGGAGTGCTTTATGATATTTCAAAGAACTGGAGCGTTTATGCAAATGTCAATGGAATGTTTGTCAGTTCTCAATCAGGCGTTTATGGAAATATAGGCGTCAATTATAAATTTACGACTACATATTTTGATTTTTATGAAAAATGACAATAAATAAATTCTTCAAGCAGTTTATGGCATTTTGTGCAAAGGTCTTTATATACGCTAAGTGACATGAAAGTAAATTTGCCTAAACAGGTAAACTGCATGAATTTTGTTTGCCTTTAGTAACACGGCAGTTATTTTGGGCTATGTAATTGCAGATATTTTCTAGTAAAAAAAATTAAAAAAAGCCTGACATTGTAAAAATATCAGGCTTTTTTATTTATTATATTATTATTTTATTTTCTGCGGCTGCTCTTCATCTTTATTGCACAAGTCCGTGAATGATTTTACTACAAATACTATGGCTACAGCAAAAAATATTACGGCAAGTATCATGTTTAAAGCGCCTTTTGAGTCCAGCACCAAAGCGAGTTCCAATGCTAAAAGTCCGAACAATGTGGTGAACTTTATTATCGGATTCATTGCAACTGAAGAAGTATCTTTAAAAGGATCACCTACCGTATCGCCTACTACACTTGCATTGTGCAGTTCAGTTCCCTTCTGACGAAGATCAACTTCTACAAATTTTTTTGCATTGTCCCATGCTCCGCCTGCATTTGCCATAAATATTGCCTGAAAAAGCCCAAATAGAGCTATTGAAATGAGATAACCAATAAAGAAATATGGTTCTATAAACGCAAAAGCAAGAGTTATAAAAAATACCACTAAAAATAAGTTTATCATACCTTTTTGCGCATATTTTGTGCATATCTCTACGACTTTTTTTGAATCTTGCGTTGAAGCTTTTTCCGACGAACCGTCAAGCTTTATATTTTCTTTTATGAACTCTACCGCTTTATAGGCTCCGCTTGTTACGGCATGATTTGAAGCTCCGGTAAACCAGAATATTACTGCTCCACCTGCTATCAAACCCAGAAGGAAAGGAGCGTGAAGAAGTGAAAGATTTTCAAGTCCTGAAGTTAATCCATTTGTAAGCATGACTATTGTCGAAAAAATCATTGTAGTGGCGCCTACGACAGCTGTTCCTATAAGCACCGGTTTTGCAGTAGCTTTAAAAGTATTTCCGGCGCCGTCGTTTTCTTCAAGAAGAATTTTGGATTTATCAAAAGCCGGGGTAAAACTATATTCTTTTTCAATTTCCTTAGCTGCGTCAGGAATACTTTCTATCAAAGAAAGTTCATATACTGACTGTGCATTGTCTGTTACCGGACCATAAGAATCTACGGCTATAGTAACAGGTCCCATTCCCAAAAAACCGAAAGCGACCAATCCAAAAGCAAATACCGAAGCGACT
This genomic window from Candidatus Endomicrobium procryptotermitis contains:
- a CDS encoding autotransporter domain-containing protein; protein product: MKFLKSFILFAFFMICFNLLAFGSDQIFTESNINDSSAWSVLNNSAASVGTITGNFIFTSSKNITADNITLRADTGWRTIISSDSGRFFTVSGGNSLTLDNLIFTRGIYDGSNLDGGGAISSTGTSIILNGNFSIEFASSSFLGGAIYVQYGTTTFNGSSNFSMNYAVSGHGGAIYSGGNVIFSSGSSVNLNDNYAGWNGGGIYSELGSVTVGGAANISGNTAKTGRGGGIFSENGAYFTDSNATIYISSNAAQDFGGGIYSGKDILFLGGADIKLNNAMIDSSTNTFHFGGGLYAASSVTFKNDTAVINLQNNSARDSGGAIFSYSTITFFGSANIQSNKVEALSGGAIWAGGDIIFNNSSATATISSNMSVEGSGGAFYCENDIVFNGYLKASGNSASGGSGGAFYSKTLMISDGAEISNNSAKIQGGAIYIYDGVSDFNALEKDILFTSNIAASIKNDINLGGNADLNLTALAAAITFNGGITYSTTTSNNVVNKYGYGTLFLNGINNFQHLNITSGTTILGGGSVFEAVNFSLTGSDHFLSTAATTVLDMRNNNLNDNLIISGVLNSTTGAKIYFDIDSNTNASDKISAAQANMEGTWIKVGIAGIDAYEKSYNIFYSTNASGTMRIDNTNSEGKTMHRVNSHLEYFDGVVPSTTAPASWESVNLVLSIDQLNVINGLTKNQKKTALALDKEYGMALGDLFDIIDKLDTLPDIESKKKALTSLSGHIFANVITVPSLNISKDGVFSRLKRSYFIPDDSLIKRNIWAQGYTADNKYKGDKNSPGDFSVSNSGMQAGFDTMKDDTQIFGLNVGYTDMNAQQNGDTVGITGYNIGAYGAFFFENNFELKLVLIGGRQNYSASRKINYADIQRRADSEFSGYSINMSAELGYDYFYRDNIYFRPLLGLDYSYVTTQEFTEQGANSADLTIYAGSYSKMNSSLGLQVNNGIDMRAKWYVETKFNFLLAGTRAAFEGEFKNTSQPLEIVGIENDILSMTVSAGVLYDISKNWSVYANVNGMFVSSQSGVYGNIGVNYKFTTTYFDFYEK